In a single window of the Methylococcus sp. Mc7 genome:
- a CDS encoding copper chaperone PCu(A)C — protein sequence MMTVRILCGALALASMPGHACEGLEVSDARVMESPPGASVLAGFATLRNGGDAPLVIRRADSPDFSAVEFHSLVRRDGLIRMTVDSSLTVPPHGSLAIKSGERHLMLIKPARDFHEGDRITVRLFCSTGTLEVKMPVEKSG from the coding sequence ATGATGACTGTTCGTATCCTCTGCGGGGCCTTGGCTTTGGCCTCCATGCCGGGCCACGCCTGCGAAGGGCTGGAGGTTTCAGACGCCAGAGTGATGGAATCCCCGCCCGGCGCCAGCGTCCTCGCGGGGTTTGCGACGCTGCGCAACGGCGGGGATGCGCCGCTCGTCATCCGCCGCGCCGACAGCCCGGATTTCTCGGCGGTGGAATTCCATTCGCTGGTGCGGCGGGACGGGCTGATCCGGATGACGGTGGACAGTTCGCTGACCGTGCCGCCGCATGGCTCGCTCGCCATCAAGTCGGGCGAGCGCCATCTGATGCTGATCAAGCCTGCCAGAGATTTTCACGAGGGGGACCGGATCACCGTCCGCCTGTTCTGTTCGACCGGAACGCTGGAAGTGAAGATGCCGGTCGAGAAGAGCGGTTAA
- a CDS encoding type II toxin-antitoxin system VapC family toxin: MPVSGAEAARYFTEAGYVPLPITADHAAATGTLPRLHADPFDRILIAQAITEPLRLMTCDASVAKYGDLMLPV; this comes from the coding sequence ATGCCGGTTTCCGGCGCAGAAGCCGCCCGCTATTTCACGGAGGCCGGCTACGTCCCGCTCCCGATTACCGCCGATCATGCCGCCGCTACCGGCACGCTGCCCCGGCTCCACGCCGATCCCTTCGACCGCATACTGATCGCTCAGGCCATCACGGAACCGCTCAGGCTGATGACCTGCGATGCGAGCGTGGCGAAATACGGCGACCTGATGCTGCCGGTTTGA
- a CDS encoding c-type cytochrome, producing the protein MRQTFSYLFLGFGLAAGATAALAEALPLPEWQRELAAKPQGDAARGGTLYAGRGCAGCHGPDGVADNRQWPVLAGQRPLYLYKMLTDYQADRMAGPDAAIMASVVRELSPQDMADLAEWLGALPRPAAAEAPEPAILRGDRKRLIPPCSACHGAHGQGWDLQPALRGQNRDYLMKALQRFKKGERSNDVNAGMSQFAVKLTDEEIRALADYYGR; encoded by the coding sequence ATGCGCCAAACTTTCTCCTACCTGTTTTTGGGGTTCGGCCTGGCCGCCGGAGCAACGGCCGCCCTGGCGGAAGCCTTGCCGCTGCCCGAATGGCAGCGCGAACTCGCAGCCAAACCCCAAGGCGATGCCGCACGGGGAGGCACGCTTTACGCCGGGCGCGGCTGCGCCGGCTGCCATGGCCCGGACGGCGTGGCGGACAACCGGCAATGGCCCGTGCTGGCCGGGCAGCGTCCGCTGTACCTCTACAAAATGCTGACGGATTACCAGGCCGACCGGATGGCCGGACCGGACGCTGCCATCATGGCTTCCGTGGTCCGGGAACTGAGCCCTCAGGACATGGCGGACCTGGCCGAATGGCTGGGCGCGCTTCCGCGGCCGGCAGCGGCCGAGGCGCCGGAACCCGCGATTCTTCGCGGCGACAGGAAGCGGCTCATCCCGCCCTGCTCGGCCTGCCATGGCGCCCACGGCCAGGGCTGGGATCTCCAACCCGCGCTGCGGGGTCAGAACCGGGACTACCTCATGAAAGCTCTGCAACGCTTCAAAAAAGGCGAGCGCAGCAACGACGTCAACGCCGGCATGAGCCAGTTCGCGGTCAAGCTCACGGATGAGGAAATCCGGGCGCTGGCCGACTATTACGGGCGTTGA
- a CDS encoding type II toxin-antitoxin system Phd/YefM family antitoxin, with protein sequence MSTVNMLEAKTHLSKLVEQVESGQEQEIVIARNGRPAARLVRIGVAKGAFVVPDDIDADNATIAKLFGMVAN encoded by the coding sequence ATGAGCACCGTCAACATGCTGGAAGCCAAAACCCATCTGTCGAAGTTGGTGGAACAGGTGGAATCCGGCCAGGAACAGGAAATCGTCATCGCCCGCAACGGCAGGCCCGCTGCCAGGCTGGTGCGCATCGGCGTCGCCAAAGGGGCCTTCGTCGTGCCCGACGACATCGATGCGGATAACGCCACGATCGCGAAACTCTTCGGCATGGTCGCAAATTGA
- a CDS encoding DUF4242 domain-containing protein encodes MPKYVIERTIPGAGNLSRDELQRISRKSCSILNAMGPQVQWLHSYVTDDKVYCIYIAPDAATLMQHALEGGFPADAINEVRTVIDPTTAE; translated from the coding sequence ATGCCCAAATATGTCATAGAGCGTACGATTCCCGGCGCCGGAAACCTGTCGCGCGATGAGTTGCAGCGGATTTCCCGGAAGTCCTGTTCCATCCTCAACGCCATGGGACCGCAGGTTCAATGGCTTCACAGCTATGTCACCGACGACAAGGTGTATTGCATCTACATCGCCCCGGACGCCGCCACGCTGATGCAGCATGCGCTGGAAGGCGGCTTTCCCGCCGATGCGATCAACGAAGTCCGCACCGTCATCGATCCCACCACGGCGGAATGA
- a CDS encoding cytochrome c encodes MDNSIEILGLYPTWYQPALGSGWVLGIIAVVHVLASHTSVGAALVSTWLATVAVRRNRPELLEYVRRYGVFLLVFSYVLGSITGPGIWFSATVASPRGLSALIHSYVWWWATEWVFFFIEVVGIYLLVYLAGKVDGRSYLKIAWIFGLASWATMLIIVGILSFMMWPGQERWFTEGGTLNGFFGLYTFAQILSRTCFMLMAAALAGGLIAAYLRDGAFRLEMTRKLAWVGMLGAVLGAVFFQWGLTTLPESAQLLMKTRLPGSFVPAMWAILAAIVIHFAALLLRPGALNVPLAAGMMAALLIFGIWPEERARESMRKPYVAGQFVYSNQIIARDVPALGVKSELPALESRGMLALHPFIPEHLRRIGEGNELEAGHALAIVYCSNCHGLGTTGTRPFGEMFAGNRDAEDIERFIKGALVTGNMVNMPRIPLRDDETHALAQFIASLPLWHSITR; translated from the coding sequence ATGGATAACTCGATTGAGATACTCGGCCTTTATCCCACCTGGTACCAGCCGGCCCTGGGCAGCGGCTGGGTATTGGGCATCATCGCCGTCGTCCACGTGCTGGCGTCCCATACCTCGGTCGGGGCGGCCCTGGTGTCGACCTGGCTCGCCACCGTCGCCGTCCGGCGGAACCGCCCGGAACTGCTGGAATACGTCAGGCGGTACGGCGTCTTCCTGCTGGTGTTTTCCTACGTGCTCGGCTCCATCACCGGTCCCGGCATCTGGTTTTCGGCCACGGTCGCCAGCCCCCGGGGGCTTTCGGCCCTGATCCACAGCTACGTGTGGTGGTGGGCGACCGAATGGGTGTTCTTCTTCATCGAGGTGGTGGGCATCTATCTGCTGGTCTATCTGGCCGGCAAGGTGGATGGCAGGAGCTATCTGAAGATCGCCTGGATCTTCGGACTCGCCTCCTGGGCCACGATGCTGATCATCGTCGGCATCCTGTCGTTCATGATGTGGCCCGGCCAGGAGCGCTGGTTCACCGAAGGCGGCACCCTCAACGGCTTTTTCGGCCTCTATACCTTTGCCCAGATACTGAGCCGCACCTGTTTCATGCTGATGGCGGCCGCCCTGGCCGGCGGGCTGATCGCCGCCTATCTCCGGGACGGCGCCTTCCGGCTGGAGATGACCCGGAAGCTGGCCTGGGTGGGCATGCTCGGCGCGGTGCTGGGCGCGGTGTTTTTTCAGTGGGGTCTGACGACGCTGCCGGAAAGCGCCCAGCTCCTCATGAAGACCCGGCTGCCGGGATCGTTCGTCCCCGCGATGTGGGCGATCCTGGCGGCGATCGTGATCCATTTCGCGGCGCTGCTGCTGCGCCCCGGCGCGCTCAATGTCCCCCTCGCCGCCGGGATGATGGCGGCCTTGCTGATATTCGGCATCTGGCCGGAGGAGCGGGCGCGCGAATCCATGCGCAAACCCTACGTCGCCGGCCAGTTCGTCTACTCGAACCAGATCATCGCCCGCGACGTGCCGGCGCTGGGCGTGAAATCCGAACTGCCGGCGCTCGAATCCCGCGGCATGCTGGCGCTGCATCCGTTCATCCCCGAGCACCTGCGCCGCATCGGCGAAGGCAACGAACTGGAAGCCGGCCATGCGCTGGCCATCGTGTACTGCTCGAACTGCCACGGCCTGGGCACCACCGGCACCCGCCCCTTCGGCGAGATGTTCGCCGGCAACCGCGACGCCGAGGACATCGAACGGTTCATCAAAGGCGCCCTGGTCACCGGAAACATGGTGAACATGCCGCGCATCCCCTTGCGCGACGACGAGACGCACGCCCTGGCACAGTTCATCGCCAGCCTGCCCCTGTGGCACTCCATCACCCGCTGA
- a CDS encoding putative Ig domain-containing protein translates to MCSFQVIATDPDGDPLTFFLGYRPQHGYDPKTETMTVDQNGLVSYNWPAAAFSVWPNGPFTFPYTVTVSDGKGGYATQTVTMNLRCPDGQSSVWDPNSWNGSCVTQAVGITITSTPGVGGLNAGKSYSYQVTATSDKGLPLSYALEGQPAGMSIDANGLITWQAAAEASGGVTFQVLVTDGQGGHASQSVTVNVCVAPNS, encoded by the coding sequence TTGTGCTCCTTCCAGGTGATTGCGACCGATCCGGACGGCGATCCGCTGACCTTCTTCCTGGGCTATCGTCCCCAGCATGGTTACGATCCCAAGACCGAAACCATGACCGTCGACCAGAACGGCCTCGTAAGCTACAACTGGCCCGCCGCCGCATTCTCGGTCTGGCCGAACGGTCCCTTCACCTTCCCCTATACCGTGACGGTCAGCGACGGCAAGGGCGGCTACGCCACGCAGACCGTCACCATGAACCTGCGTTGTCCGGACGGCCAGTCCTCGGTTTGGGACCCGAACAGTTGGAACGGGTCCTGTGTGACGCAGGCGGTGGGTATCACCATCACCTCCACTCCTGGCGTCGGCGGACTCAATGCCGGCAAAAGCTACAGCTACCAGGTCACCGCCACCAGCGATAAGGGCCTGCCGCTGAGCTACGCCCTGGAAGGGCAGCCCGCCGGCATGAGCATCGACGCCAATGGCCTCATCACCTGGCAGGCCGCCGCGGAGGCATCCGGCGGCGTGACGTTCCAGGTGCTGGTGACCGACGGCCAGGGCGGCCATGCCAGCCAGAGCGTCACGGTCAACGTGTGCGTGGCGCCGAATTCTTGA
- a CDS encoding ferritin-like domain-containing protein, whose protein sequence is MLSTRSVFQEIRRDPRAFQLLMSIAAKGETQGGWENERIAALTPDPALARKILRHGADETKHGLMFSKLLRKAGLDEVPVPADADYCMMLESRGIGLPHGRLGRDEPLGLEEILQYLVHSKVTEERASDEVNRLLRVFGGDTELAPSLRVIAEDEVNHLSYAHEELLKLSGRGHGERIAQMLKAYALAEIRVYRDVGLAFVRHMAALLGWSRPKQWLLELGVSAAYVLERTFAWRRLAALRPPLRSDAMGS, encoded by the coding sequence ATGCTTTCGACACGCAGCGTTTTTCAGGAGATACGGCGCGATCCCCGGGCGTTCCAGCTTCTGATGAGCATCGCCGCCAAGGGTGAGACCCAGGGCGGCTGGGAGAACGAGCGGATTGCGGCGCTGACGCCCGACCCGGCGCTGGCGCGCAAGATCCTGCGGCACGGCGCCGACGAAACCAAGCATGGCCTGATGTTTTCCAAGCTGCTCCGCAAGGCCGGGCTGGACGAAGTGCCCGTGCCGGCGGATGCCGATTACTGCATGATGCTGGAAAGCCGTGGCATCGGGCTGCCGCATGGCCGGCTCGGCCGTGACGAGCCGCTCGGTCTGGAGGAAATCCTGCAGTACCTGGTGCACAGCAAGGTGACCGAGGAACGCGCGTCCGACGAGGTGAACCGTCTGCTCCGGGTGTTCGGCGGCGATACGGAACTGGCGCCGAGCTTGCGGGTCATCGCGGAGGACGAAGTCAACCATCTCTCCTACGCCCACGAGGAACTGCTGAAGCTCAGCGGCCGGGGCCACGGAGAGCGCATCGCGCAAATGCTGAAGGCCTATGCGCTGGCCGAGATCCGTGTTTACCGGGACGTCGGCCTGGCGTTCGTCCGCCACATGGCGGCGCTCCTGGGTTGGAGCAGGCCCAAGCAATGGCTGCTGGAGCTTGGCGTTTCGGCGGCCTACGTCCTGGAACGGACGTTCGCCTGGCGGCGGCTGGCGGCGCTCCGACCCCCGTTGCGCAGCGATGCCATGGGGAGCTGA
- a CDS encoding SCO family protein: MIAAVALTLGMLAWREQAERARPLVSGSLLPQPRPIADFALTGDDGRPFTRAGLLGRWTVVFVGYTHCPDVCPTTLSRLKAAKARLDADGARLAVLFVSVDPERDTPDHLGRYVRYFDKDFRAVTGPVDALTALGRQLGFVFVTNPGAEGEGYGIDHSAELILLDPKARLAGYLTPPFQAETLAADLGTILRKRVAR, from the coding sequence ATGATTGCGGCGGTCGCGCTGACCCTGGGCATGCTGGCATGGCGGGAGCAGGCGGAGCGCGCCCGCCCGCTGGTATCCGGCAGCCTGCTGCCCCAGCCGCGGCCCATCGCCGATTTCGCACTGACCGGTGACGACGGCAGGCCGTTCACGCGGGCCGGCCTGCTCGGCCGCTGGACCGTCGTCTTCGTCGGCTATACCCACTGCCCCGACGTCTGTCCAACCACACTGTCCCGGCTCAAGGCCGCCAAGGCCAGGCTCGATGCCGATGGCGCGCGGCTGGCGGTGCTCTTCGTTTCGGTCGATCCCGAGCGCGACACGCCGGACCATCTGGGGCGCTACGTGCGTTATTTCGACAAGGATTTCCGGGCGGTGACCGGCCCGGTGGATGCGCTGACGGCGCTGGGGCGCCAGCTCGGCTTCGTGTTCGTCACGAATCCCGGCGCGGAAGGCGAGGGTTACGGCATCGATCACTCCGCCGAGCTGATATTGCTCGATCCGAAGGCCCGCCTGGCTGGCTATCTGACTCCGCCGTTCCAGGCCGAGACGCTGGCCGCCGATCTCGGAACGATACTCAGGAAACGGGTTGCTCGATGA
- a CDS encoding sodium/proton-translocating pyrophosphatase: MNMSNIVVFALGSGAAGIACALLNAGGVLRRSAGSPDVQAVATAIQEGTGAFVKRQYLAVAVVGSLLALALTKLGAWTANGFIAGVVASALAGYVGLAVSVRAEARIADAAGAGLGAALSTAFRSGTAMGLLVAGLALSAVAGYYALALSMGTPDDVHGGLLGLALGGSLMSVFARTVGGVWAKAVGGFSRQEADEAAAVGESVGANAGHAAGTAADVFETITLALVAAMLLARSVFGADSPWVEFPLLVAGVVLAASLAGACFVRLGRSRYLVGALYRSVVVTMILAGVGLYYASEWFLGLPAAQPAFSVLNLFSAACTGLVLAGLNIAAAEYHTSKSFGFARRIAAASRGGPATNVVAGLAAGLKSTGWSIAILCAAFLGPYSLGGGFSGHEGTGLFAVGLAAVAMASLGGVMVAIDGYGIAAEAAHRIAETAGLPDEVRQATASLDAAGRATRPVVQGYAVGAGGLAMLALFAEYSKCFSVPLALNLSDPVVLTGLFAGGLMPYLLGSVSLGAVGSVSGETGRRADAAMRAAFKRTLILVLVPLTVPLLVGFGGGREALGGMLVGAIVTGLFQAFAMSSGGGAWDSARRYIEDGMYGGSDSEAHRAALTGDRVGTACKEAAGSALNPLIKLMGLVSVLIAPLLA, encoded by the coding sequence ATGAATATGAGCAATATCGTGGTGTTTGCCTTGGGCAGCGGGGCGGCGGGAATCGCCTGCGCGTTGCTGAACGCCGGAGGAGTCCTGCGAAGAAGCGCCGGGTCTCCGGACGTACAGGCGGTGGCGACGGCGATCCAGGAAGGCACCGGAGCGTTCGTGAAGCGGCAATACCTCGCCGTGGCGGTGGTCGGGAGCCTTCTCGCGCTGGCTTTGACCAAGCTCGGTGCCTGGACCGCCAACGGCTTCATCGCCGGCGTCGTCGCTTCGGCGCTGGCGGGTTACGTCGGCTTGGCCGTTTCGGTGCGGGCCGAGGCGCGCATCGCAGACGCGGCGGGCGCGGGGCTGGGCGCGGCGCTGTCGACGGCCTTCCGGAGCGGAACGGCCATGGGGCTCCTCGTGGCCGGCCTCGCGCTGTCGGCCGTGGCGGGCTACTACGCCCTCGCGCTGTCCATGGGGACGCCGGACGACGTGCACGGAGGCCTATTGGGACTGGCGCTGGGCGGTTCGCTGATGAGCGTGTTCGCCAGGACGGTCGGCGGAGTCTGGGCGAAAGCCGTGGGCGGCTTCTCTAGGCAGGAGGCGGACGAGGCCGCGGCCGTCGGGGAAAGTGTCGGCGCCAATGCCGGCCATGCGGCCGGAACTGCGGCCGATGTGTTCGAAACCATCACGCTGGCGCTGGTGGCCGCGATGCTGCTGGCCCGGAGCGTCTTCGGCGCCGACAGCCCCTGGGTGGAGTTCCCCTTGCTGGTTGCCGGCGTCGTCCTGGCGGCTTCCCTGGCCGGCGCCTGCTTCGTGCGCCTGGGTAGGAGCCGCTATCTCGTGGGCGCCTTGTACCGCAGCGTGGTCGTCACCATGATCCTGGCCGGCGTGGGCCTCTATTACGCGTCCGAGTGGTTCCTCGGCCTGCCCGCCGCCCAGCCAGCCTTCAGCGTGCTGAACCTGTTCTCCGCGGCCTGTACCGGTCTGGTGCTGGCCGGACTGAACATCGCCGCGGCGGAATATCACACCTCGAAGAGTTTCGGTTTCGCCCGGCGCATCGCGGCGGCCTCGCGCGGCGGCCCGGCGACCAACGTCGTCGCGGGTCTGGCCGCGGGACTGAAATCCACGGGATGGTCCATCGCCATTCTGTGCGCGGCTTTCCTCGGCCCTTACTCCCTCGGCGGCGGCTTTTCGGGCCACGAGGGGACGGGCTTGTTCGCGGTGGGACTTGCCGCCGTCGCGATGGCTTCGCTCGGCGGCGTCATGGTCGCCATCGACGGTTATGGCATCGCCGCCGAGGCCGCGCACAGGATTGCCGAAACCGCCGGATTGCCGGACGAGGTGCGCCAGGCCACCGCTTCCCTGGACGCCGCCGGCCGGGCGACACGGCCAGTGGTGCAGGGTTATGCCGTGGGCGCCGGCGGCTTGGCGATGCTCGCCTTGTTCGCCGAGTATTCGAAGTGTTTCAGCGTTCCCCTGGCACTGAATCTGTCCGATCCGGTCGTGCTGACCGGACTGTTCGCCGGCGGCCTGATGCCGTACCTGCTGGGTTCGGTGTCGCTCGGGGCGGTCGGGAGCGTTTCCGGCGAAACGGGCCGGCGGGCGGATGCCGCCATGCGCGCGGCGTTCAAGCGGACGCTGATCCTGGTGCTGGTGCCCCTGACGGTTCCGCTCCTCGTCGGGTTCGGCGGCGGCCGGGAGGCACTGGGCGGCATGCTGGTCGGCGCCATCGTCACCGGCCTGTTCCAGGCATTCGCCATGAGCAGCGGCGGCGGCGCCTGGGACAGCGCGAGGCGGTACATCGAGGATGGCATGTACGGCGGCAGCGATTCGGAGGCGCACCGCGCGGCCTTGACCGGCGACCGGGTCGGAACCGCCTGCAAGGAGGCGGCGGGATCGGCGCTCAATCCGCTGATCAAGCTGATGGGCCTGGTGTCCGTGCTGATCGCGCCGCTGCTGGCCTGA
- a CDS encoding DUF1778 domain-containing protein, which produces MTTTHSQTTRRDSLNIRIKPEDRGLIDRAAKLLGKNRTDFMLDAARRAAEEALLDRAVFVVSPEAYAEFLARLDAPPQPNERLRKTMQTSAPWE; this is translated from the coding sequence ATGACCACGACTCACTCTCAGACCACCAGGCGCGATAGCCTGAATATCCGCATCAAACCGGAAGATCGCGGATTGATTGACCGGGCCGCCAAGCTTTTGGGCAAGAACCGGACGGATTTCATGCTCGATGCCGCGCGTAGAGCCGCCGAGGAGGCTCTACTCGACCGCGCCGTGTTCGTGGTGAGTCCCGAAGCCTATGCCGAATTTCTCGCGCGTCTGGATGCGCCGCCGCAGCCCAACGAGCGCCTGCGAAAAACCATGCAGACGTCCGCGCCGTGGGAGTAA
- a CDS encoding GNAT family N-acetyltransferase, producing MPLLAPRPLAEHHRTESFASGITSLDDWLKRRALANQSSGASRTFVVCDEHRVIGYYALAAGAIRIQDASGRFRRNMPDPIPVAILARLAVDQAYQGQGIGRALFRDGARRVVQAADTLGIRGIVVHAISEDAKAFYQALGFDPSPVDAMTLLVTLSDLRAALPG from the coding sequence TTGCCGCTTCTGGCTCCCCGACCGCTCGCTGAACACCATCGAACGGAAAGCTTCGCTTCCGGCATTACCTCCCTGGACGACTGGTTGAAGCGCAGGGCATTGGCCAATCAGTCCAGTGGCGCCTCCCGGACCTTCGTGGTCTGCGACGAACACCGGGTGATCGGGTATTACGCCCTCGCGGCCGGAGCGATCAGAATCCAGGACGCTTCGGGCCGGTTTCGGCGCAATATGCCCGATCCCATTCCCGTCGCGATTCTGGCGCGTCTCGCCGTGGATCAAGCTTACCAGGGTCAAGGGATTGGCCGCGCCCTATTCCGCGACGGCGCCCGACGTGTGGTTCAGGCTGCGGATACGCTTGGCATTCGTGGGATCGTCGTCCACGCCATTTCCGAGGACGCCAAGGCGTTTTATCAAGCGCTGGGCTTTGATCCATCCCCGGTTGATGCCATGACACTCCTGGTGACGTTAAGCGACCTGCGCGCCGCACTGCCCGGCTAA
- a CDS encoding dynamin family protein, protein MNAIPRSGVAGDTPAADGYADLKAELLSLIDELAENFPGALRPALALRDKLQAGHFDVLTVGQFKRGKTSLINALLGESLLPTAAVPLTSVVTILTYGETHRVTVHPLDGGPFDIPPEALADYVTEPGNPGNGKGVREVLIRTPSPLLRNGVRIVDTPGVGSVFRHNTDTAYARLPQCDAALFVLSADQPVSEAELEFLHEVRNYAGRIFFLLNKIDILREADTAEVERFSRRALAEAVDADVRLFPVSAAEALGGEAADDPARLEASRLPVFAEALERFLMEEKGALLLDAAASGLARLIGRIRMETELERRSLTLPIAELDEKVARFAARRAQAERELRRLDGRLRQEFRLLADGIFAGDPERRLEELSSRLGRRFDGLVLDQDHRTPKDFDERLETFIREEVAEAFSDWRDALERQGGAAVAEIAEEFNRGIDETIADLQRFAGGLFQLSAPTADPEPIWPERSPSGFRTADEPVGLELLAEQALKRAPDLVAPRFRKFKALAERWARHGIVRRRRRQLAEAVEMLAGRIRSGFRRHLEEAREELSASLRQRLANVADGLEQALARGAAERSQASGEAAPQLQRLEAQMALLDGFDERIQAFRMRAAAQART, encoded by the coding sequence ATGAACGCCATCCCCCGTTCCGGCGTGGCCGGTGACACACCCGCGGCGGACGGCTATGCGGACCTCAAAGCGGAACTCCTGAGCCTGATCGACGAGCTGGCGGAAAACTTCCCCGGCGCTCTGCGCCCTGCCCTCGCCTTGCGCGACAAGCTGCAGGCCGGCCATTTCGACGTCCTGACGGTCGGGCAGTTCAAGCGCGGCAAGACCAGCCTGATCAACGCGCTGCTGGGTGAAAGCCTGCTGCCCACGGCGGCGGTGCCGCTGACCTCGGTGGTGACCATCCTCACATACGGCGAGACGCACCGGGTCACCGTCCATCCGCTGGACGGCGGCCCCTTCGACATTCCCCCGGAGGCGCTCGCGGATTACGTCACCGAACCGGGCAATCCCGGCAACGGGAAGGGCGTGAGGGAGGTGCTGATCCGGACGCCCTCGCCCCTGCTGAGGAACGGCGTGCGCATCGTGGATACCCCCGGCGTCGGCTCGGTATTCCGCCACAACACCGACACCGCCTATGCCCGGCTGCCGCAGTGCGATGCGGCTCTGTTCGTCCTGTCCGCCGACCAGCCCGTGAGCGAGGCCGAACTGGAATTCCTGCACGAGGTCCGGAACTACGCCGGCCGCATCTTTTTTCTGCTGAACAAGATCGACATCCTGCGGGAAGCCGACACCGCCGAGGTCGAGCGCTTCTCCCGCCGCGCCCTGGCCGAGGCGGTGGATGCGGATGTCCGCCTTTTTCCGGTCTCCGCTGCAGAGGCGCTGGGGGGGGAAGCCGCCGATGATCCCGCGCGCCTGGAGGCGAGCCGGCTCCCGGTCTTCGCCGAGGCGCTCGAGCGCTTCCTGATGGAGGAAAAAGGCGCCCTGCTGCTCGACGCCGCGGCTTCCGGCCTCGCGCGCCTGATCGGCCGGATACGCATGGAAACCGAGCTGGAACGGCGTTCCTTGACCCTGCCGATAGCGGAGCTGGACGAAAAGGTCGCCCGGTTTGCCGCCCGCCGGGCGCAGGCGGAGCGCGAACTGCGGCGGCTCGACGGGCGTCTGCGGCAAGAGTTCCGCCTGCTGGCCGACGGGATTTTCGCGGGCGATCCCGAGCGCCGGCTCGAGGAGCTGAGTTCACGCCTAGGCCGGAGATTCGACGGACTGGTCCTCGATCAGGACCATCGGACCCCGAAGGATTTCGACGAGCGCCTGGAAACTTTCATCCGGGAGGAAGTCGCGGAGGCGTTCTCCGACTGGCGGGATGCGCTGGAACGGCAAGGCGGCGCGGCGGTCGCGGAAATCGCCGAAGAATTCAATCGGGGCATCGACGAAACGATCGCCGACCTCCAGCGCTTCGCCGGCGGTCTTTTCCAGCTTTCCGCGCCGACCGCCGATCCGGAGCCAATCTGGCCAGAGAGATCGCCCAGCGGCTTCCGTACTGCCGACGAACCCGTGGGGCTGGAGCTGCTCGCCGAACAGGCGCTGAAACGGGCGCCGGATCTGGTCGCACCGCGCTTCCGGAAGTTCAAGGCCCTGGCCGAACGCTGGGCCAGGCACGGCATCGTCCGGCGGCGCAGACGCCAGTTGGCCGAAGCGGTGGAAATGCTGGCCGGACGCATCCGCAGCGGCTTCCGGCGGCACTTGGAAGAAGCGAGGGAGGAGCTGTCGGCCAGCTTGCGGCAGCGCCTGGCGAACGTGGCGGACGGACTGGAGCAGGCCTTGGCCAGGGGCGCGGCGGAGCGCTCACAGGCCTCGGGCGAGGCGGCCCCGCAGCTTCAGCGGCTCGAAGCCCAAATGGCGTTGCTGGACGGCTTCGATGAACGCATCCAGGCCTTCCGCATGCGCGCGGCGGCCCAGGCCCGAACTTAA